A genomic region of Scomber japonicus isolate fScoJap1 chromosome 5, fScoJap1.pri, whole genome shotgun sequence contains the following coding sequences:
- the selenoo1 gene encoding selenoprotein O1 translates to MAYLGPQLGRCRFFLPGVSAFRLFGTGEVGMDEMGLAMSRSPLERLDFDNVALKKLPLDPSEEPGVRQVKGACFSRVKPQPLTKPRFVTVSYEALALLGLDGKEVEEDPLGPEYLSGSTVMPGSEPAAHCYCGHQFGQFAGQLGDGAACYLGEVKVPPGQKPELLRENPSGRWEMQVKGAGLTPYSRQADGRKVLRSSIREFLCSEAMHFLGVPTTRAGSVVTSDSKVVRDVYYSGNPRHERCSVVLRIAPTFLRFGSFEIFKRADEHTGRQGPSYGRDEIRGQMLDYVIEMFYPEIQQNFPDRVERNVAFFREVMLRTARLVAQWQCVGFCHGVLNTDNMSILGLTLDYGPYGFMDRFDPDFICNASDNSGRYSYQAQPAICRWNLVKLAEALNPELPPDRAEAIMEEYLDLYNGFYLENMRKKLGLLKKQEPEDEILITELLQIMHDTGADFTNTFRSLSQISCPTEGESGGEEERVKEAANLLLEQCASLEELKAANKPTMDPRELAMLLSMAQSNPALFQMISDRMTIARQLERLSKLKDLMETNEDELKIKHAKEWTHWITRYRKRLARELEGQSDVQAVQEERVKVMDSTNPRVVLRNYIAQNAIEAAESGDFSEVQQVLKVLEKPFSSQPGLELPAWKGRGGTTEQGERDEGDEHQQEGEASTSSARNPVPYDSKPPAWAHEICVTUSS, encoded by the exons ATGGCTTATCTAGGACCGCAGTTGGGACGGTGTCGTTTTTTCCTCCCAGGTGTGTCCGCCTTTAGACTCTTCGGTACCGGTGAAGTCGGGATGGATGAAATGGGTCTGGCCATGAGTCGTTCGCCTCTAGAGCGGCTCGACTTCGACAACGTAGCCCTGAAGAAACTTCCTCTGGACCCCTCCGAGGAGCCGGGTGTGCGACAGGTGAAAGGAGCGTGTTTCTCTCGGGTCAAACCGCAGCCGCTTACAAAGCCCCGGTTCGTGACCGTGTCGTATGAAGCCCTGGCGCTGCTGGGGCTTGATGGAAAGGAGGTCGAGGAAGATCCTCTCGGGCCAGAGTATCTCAGCGGCTCAACAGTGATGCCTGGATCCGAGCCCGCTGCACACTGCTACTGCGGCCATCAATTCGGCCAGTTCGCCGGACAGCTGGGCGACGGGGCGGCCTGCTACCTGGGCGAGGTAAAGGTGCCTCCCGGCCAGAAGCCAGAGCTGCTGCGGGAAAATCCGAGCGGCCGGTGGGAGATGCAGGTGAAGGGAGCAGGACTGACTCCTTATTCCAG ACAAGCTGATGGCCGTAAAGTCCTTCGCTCCAGTATAAGAGAGTTCCTGTGCAGCGAGGCGATGCACTTCTTGGGTGTTCCCACCACCAGAGCGGGCTCCGTAGTGACCTCTGACAGCAAAGTGGTACGAGATGTGTACTACAGCGGAAACCCTCGCCATGAGAGATGTTCCGTGGTCCTCCGCATCGCTCCCACTTTTCTCAG GTTTGGATCCTTTGAGATATTTAAACGCGCAGATGAACACACAGGCCGCCAGGGTCCCAGCTACGGACGTGATGAGATCCGAGGACAGATGTTGGATTATGTCATTGAGATGTTCTACCCCGAGATCCAGCAGAATTTCCCCGACCGGGTGGAGAGGAACGTGGCTTTCTTCAGAGAG GTGATGCTTCGTACAGCTCGGCTCGTAGCTCAGTGGCAATGTGTAGGATTTTGCCATGGAGTCCTGAACACCGACAACATGAGCATCCTGGGACTCACACTGGACTACGGTCCATATGGCTTCATGGACAG GTTTGATCCAGACTTCATTTGCAATGCCTCAGACAACTCTGGACGCTACTCCTACCAGGCCCAGCCTGCTATCTGCAGGTGGAACCTGGTGAAGCTAGCAGAGGCTCTCAACCCAGAGCTGCCACCTGACCGGGCAGAGGCCATCATGGAAGAGTACCTGGATTTGTATAATGGCTTCTATCTAGAGAACATGAGAAAGAAGCTGGGGTTATTGAAGAAGCAGGAACCTGAGGACGAGATCCTGatcactgagctgctgcagatCATGCACGACACAG GTGCTGACTTCACCAACACCTTCCGCAGCTTGAGTCAGATCTCCTGTCCCACCGAAGGAGAGAGCGGGGGAGAGGAGGAACGTGTCAAAGAGGCTGCAAACCTCCTGCTGGAGCAGTGTGCGTCTTTAGAGGAGCTCAAGGCTGCCAACAAACCCACTATGGATCCACG TGAGCTGGCGATGCTGCTCTCTATGGCTCAGAGCAACCCAGCGCTGTTCCAGATGATCTCAGACAGGATGACAATAGCGAGGCAGCTAGAAAGGCTCAGCAAACTGAAAGACCTGATGGAGACCAACGAGGATGAGCTCAAAATCAAACACGCCAAGGAGTGGACCCACTGGATCACACGCTATAG GAAGCGTCTGGCTCGAGAGCTGGAGGGACAGAGTGATGTGCAGGCCGTGCAGGAGGAGCGGGTGAAGGTGATGGACAGCACCAACCCACGTGTGGTCCTCAGGAACTACATTGCCCAGAATGCAATTGAGGCCGCTGAGAGTGGGGACTTCTCTGAG GTTCAGCAGGTCCTCAAGGTTCTGGAGAAGCCTTTCTCCTCCCAGCCAGGTCTGGAGCTTCCTGCGTGGAAGGGACGAGGTGGAACAACCgaacagggagagagggacgaAGGGGATGAGCACCAGCAAGAGGGGGAGGCATCAACATCCTCTGCCCGAAACCCTGTTCCCTATGACAGCAAGCCTCCAGCTTGGGCTCATGAAATCTGTGTCACATGATCTTCGTAA
- the mapk12a gene encoding mitogen-activated protein kinase 12 produces MSRRVRPGYYRQEVNKTSWEVPERYRDLKQVGTGAYGTVCSAVDARTGTKVAIKKLYRPFQSELFAKRSYRELRLLKHIKHENVIGLLDVFTADLSLDRFHDFYLVMPFMGTDLGKLMKLQRLSEEKIQYLVYQMLKGLKYIHSAGIIHRDLKPGNLAINQDCELKILDFGLARQADSEMTGYVVTRWYRAPEVILSWMHYTQTVDIWSVGCIMAEMLQGKPLFKGSDHLDQLTEIMKITGTPTQEFVSKLESEDAKGYIKSLPKVEKKDLQNVFSTTNQQAVSVLERMLLLDPDNRVTASEALSLPYFTEFREPDEETEAQLYDHSLDNTDLPLDQWKRHTFTEILTFRPVLPESKETSL; encoded by the exons ATGTCTAGGCGCGTCAGACCCGGCTATTATCGCCAAGAAGTCAACAAAACCTCATGGGAAGTACCGGAGCGATACCGAGATCTGAAGCAGGTGGGAACCGGAGCGTACGGGACGGTCTG CTCAGCAGTGGACGCCAGAACAGGGACCAAAGTAGCCATCAAGAAGCTGTACCGGCCTTTCCAGTCTGAGCTCTTTGCCAAGCGTTCCTACAGGGAACTGAGGCTActtaaacacataaaacatgaaaat GTGATTGGCCTATTAGATGTGTTCACAGCTGACCTCTCTCTGGACAGATTCCATGATTT TTATCTGGTGATGCCGTTCATGGGGACAGATCTGGGGAAGCTGATGAAGCTACAGAGGCTGTCAGAAGAAAAAATTCAGTATTTGGTTTATCAGATGCTCAAAGGGCTTAAG tatattcatTCTGCTGGTATAATTCATAGG GACCTCAAACCAGGAAATCTTGCCATCAATCAAGACTGTGAGCTCAAG ATCTTGGACTTCGGTTTGGCGCGGCAGGCAGACAGTGAGATGACCGGGTATGTGGTGACTCGATGGTACAGAGCCCCAGAGGTCATCCTGAGCTGGATGCACTACACTCAAACTG tGGATATTTGGTCTGTGGGCTGCATTATGGCGGAGATGCTGCAAGGAAAACCTCTCTTCAAAGGCAGCGACC ACCTTGATCAGCTGACCGAGATCATGAAGATTACAGGAACACCAACTCAGGAATTTGTATCAAAACTAGAATCTGAGGAT GCCAAAGGCTACATAAAAAGTCTTCCAAAAGTGGAAAAGAAAGACCTACAAAATGTCTTTTCCACAACTAACCAACAAG CTGTGTCTGTGCTGGAGCGTATGTTATTGCTGGATCCAGATAACAGGGTTACGGCTTCAGAAGCTCTCTCGCTGCCTTACTTCACGGAGTTCAGAGAACCTGATGAGGAAACAGAAGCACAGCTGTACGACCACTCGCTAGACAACACAGACCTCCCCCTGGACCAGTGGAAAC GTCACACCTTCACAGAGATCTTAACCTTCAGGCCTGTATTGCCAGAATCCAAGGAAACCTCTCTGTAA